One genomic region from Nitrososphaerales archaeon encodes:
- a CDS encoding 4a-hydroxytetrahydrobiopterin dehydratase, giving the protein MDVEKELRKLNGWELKEGKIVKSYSFKSFMEGIEFVNDVAKIAEKRDHHPIITVSWKTVKISSISFDVGHITDRDFALAEAIDDLYSKKFATILNLEEEHRLLAEEERKERARKRTRGPYRKSSRAGFRR; this is encoded by the coding sequence ATGGACGTAGAAAAGGAACTTCGGAAACTCAATGGTTGGGAACTGAAGGAAGGCAAGATAGTAAAGAGCTATAGTTTCAAATCATTTATGGAAGGTATTGAGTTTGTAAATGATGTGGCTAAGATAGCGGAGAAACGCGATCATCATCCTATAATAACTGTGAGCTGGAAGACCGTCAAGATATCATCTATTTCATTTGATGTTGGCCATATTACGGATAGAGACTTTGCGCTTGCAGAGGCAATCGATGATCTGTATAGTAAAAAATTTGCTACCATACTAAATCTGGAGGAAGAGCACAGGCTTCTTGCAGAAGAGGAGAGGAAGGAAAGGGCACGGAAGCGTACCCGCGGGCCTTATAGAAAATCATCAAGGGCTGGCTTTCGCAGATAA